The stretch of DNA GCACAGCACTTCCACGAACGCAAGACACATTACCGAATGATTCGTAATGGGATGGCGGACTATTCCGATGAAAGCATGGACTACGTTATTAGTGTCGAGGTTATGGAGCATGTTCAAGACCTGGATTGCTATCTCCGAGACATTTTCAGGATATTGCGCCCAGGAGGCACGTTTGTCTGGACCACGCCCTGCGGCAATCGCTTTTCGGTAGAGCACATGTGGTCAATGATACGCGGCCAAATTGAATCAACGCCAGAAGGATACCGCCGCTGGACATGGGAAGATCCAACGCACGTACGGAGGATAAGAACCACGGAAGCGGCTGATCGTGTTTGTAGTATCGGATTTGAAAGCCCCATTTTTCGAATGCGGAGCCATTTGTTTTCATTTTTGGCAACTTATACGCCGCCGATGTATCGATTTGCGGCTTTTCGTGAATGGCTGATGCAGGGCGATTATTCGATGTTTCGAATGCTGCCGAACGGAGCCTCGATGCTCGCCGCCGCAAAGAAACCACAAAGTGATTGATGAACATGCGAGAACATGGTGATCCTCTGGTTCATTTGAAACGGTTTAAGCTGGTGACCATTTTCAAGATGGTGAGCTCGTCGCAGGGTTGATGTCAGTAAGTTCGCGGTACCAATTGCAGAATTCAACTCATTTATCATTGAATCGCCTGAGGAAGTAGAAATTGAAACAACATATCTATGCATATCTGATGCAAAAAGCCCAATCAATGCATAGCCCAATAGGTTCACTGTTGCGACGTGTTGCTGGCATCGTTGAGTCTGCAAAACGAAGGGCATGCTACGACATGGAATTAAATGGTGAGGCATGGTTAATTCATCAGTTAGCAGGATTAAATATCGGCTGTGTGTTCGACGTTGGAGCGCATGATGGAGCTTGGACACATCTTTGTAAGCAAACCTTGCCTGATGCAAGTCTGTTTCTATTTGAACCTTTGCCCCACTTGAATGCAAAGTTACTCGCACGATTTGGCAAGGAAAAAAAGGTGCATGTATCTGATTTTGGGTTGTCCGATGTCGGCGGAATAGAACAGTTTTTTTCGGTCTCTGAACGGCCTACCCGAAGCTCACTTGTGAGAATGAACAACCAGGGGGATGTCGACAGTATGCGGGTGCGATTCGAAACTGGAGACGAATTTTGTCGCAATGCACATATCGAGAGAATTGATTTTTTGAAAATTGATACAGAGGGAGCGGAGAATCGGGTACTTGCCGGGTTCGAGCAGATGCTACGAGCGGAGAAGATTCACATGATTCAGTTTGAGTATGGTCAAGTGAATATCGAAACGCACTTTTTGCTTAAAGATTTCTACGGGATGCTCGTACCGCTCGGTTTTAAAATCGGGAAATTAGAGCCGAACGGCGTTCGTTTTGCATCCTACAGTTACGACCAAGAGGATTTCCTGGGACCCAACTACATTGCGATCCACCAATCGCGTGAGGATGTTGCTCGAAAGGTTGCGGCTCCTTCTAAGTACCATCGCGACTATTCTCAAGGCAATGACGCAGAATTTACTTCGTAATTACACTCTCCAGCCGACCTTTTAACAGTAATTAGCACGAATCACATTGAATTCAATAAGACCTGCCGACAATTCTGCAGATATAAGGCAAATTCAAGAAATTGTTGCTCAATGGTGGATCCGTGCACCCCGGTGCCGCAACATGTGTGATGAGCCAATTTCCGTCGGTGTCCCTGTCCCTGACCGGAACACGTCGGACACAGCAAATTGGGTCGTTACAGATGAGAGAGGTGAGG from Novipirellula artificiosorum encodes:
- a CDS encoding class I SAM-dependent methyltransferase, producing the protein MNMIKAATASDYDALYKDGYRQQLSGCEYARLAALKHFLSKVCRVNRDCDVLDYGAGAGLHLPLWEELFAPERIFYCDISETAASVFAQHFHERKTHYRMIRNGMADYSDESMDYVISVEVMEHVQDLDCYLRDIFRILRPGGTFVWTTPCGNRFSVEHMWSMIRGQIESTPEGYRRWTWEDPTHVRRIRTTEAADRVCSIGFESPIFRMRSHLFSFLATYTPPMYRFAAFREWLMQGDYSMFRMLPNGASMLAAAKKPQSD
- a CDS encoding FkbM family methyltransferase codes for the protein MKQHIYAYLMQKAQSMHSPIGSLLRRVAGIVESAKRRACYDMELNGEAWLIHQLAGLNIGCVFDVGAHDGAWTHLCKQTLPDASLFLFEPLPHLNAKLLARFGKEKKVHVSDFGLSDVGGIEQFFSVSERPTRSSLVRMNNQGDVDSMRVRFETGDEFCRNAHIERIDFLKIDTEGAENRVLAGFEQMLRAEKIHMIQFEYGQVNIETHFLLKDFYGMLVPLGFKIGKLEPNGVRFASYSYDQEDFLGPNYIAIHQSREDVARKVAAPSKYHRDYSQGNDAEFTS